In Macadamia integrifolia cultivar HAES 741 chromosome 1, SCU_Mint_v3, whole genome shotgun sequence, a single window of DNA contains:
- the LOC122072105 gene encoding salutaridine reductase-like, producing the protein MAETNTNSTSKRLAVVTGANKGIGLEICRQLASNGVAVVLTARDEKKGVEAVEKLKGSGLSDVVFHQLDVKDPARIASLGHFIKTHFGKLDILVNNAAVSGIKIDDDACEALMTIDASQEVKEAKFRQLARQTYETAQECVQANYYGTKRVTEALLPILQLSDSPRIVNVSSSSGRLQKAKMLKAQLLQSTTTVHRPLPLLHKPFILGNGSITVRLLPNGPQRTVALWRNLKNCSIKAISNDTNIDNVIDETINRIVFLPDFIFGTASSAYQVRP; encoded by the exons ATGGCAGAGACCAACACAAATTCTACATCAAAGAG ATTAGCAGTTGTTACAGGAGCCAATAAAGGGATTGGATTGGAGATATGTCGCCAATTAGCCTCCAATGGTGTAGCAGTGGTTTTGACAGCCAGAGATGAGAAGAAAGGTGTTGAAGCTGTTGAGAAGCTCAAAGGGTCTGGACTATCTGATGTGGTTTTTCATCAGCTGGATGTGAAGGACCCTGCTAGAATTGCTTCCCTAGGTCATTTCATCAAAACCCATTTTGGAAAGCTTGATATCTTG GTGAACAATGCAGCTGTCTCTGGAATCAAAATAGATGATGATGCTTGTGAAGCCCTAATGACAATAGATGCTTCT CAAGAAGTTAAGGAAGCTAAATTTAGACAACTGGCAAGGCAAACATATGAGACGGCCCAAGAATGTGTACAAGCAAACTACTATGGAACCAAAAGAGTGACTGAAGCACTTCTTCCTATCCTTCAGTTATCTGATTCACCGAGAATTGTAAATGTTTCTTCCTCATCAGGGAGGCTACAG AAAGCAAAGATGCTGAAGGCTCAGTTGCTTCAGTCAACTACAACTGTTCATCGTCCCCTTCCACTCCTTCACAAGCCCTTCATTTTAGGCAATGGGAGTATTACTGTAAGGCTCCTCCCCAATGGGCCACAAAGAACAGTAGCTCTTTGGCGAAACTTGAAGAACTGTTCCATTAAGGCAATTTCCAATGATACTAACATCGATAATGTGATTGATGAGACAATCAATAGAATTGTTTTTCTGCCGGATTTCATCTTTGGAACGGCATCATCTGCTTATCAGGTTCGTCCATAG
- the LOC122081903 gene encoding salutaridine reductase-like, which yields MTGTNTNSASKRLAVVTGANKGIGLEICRQLASNGVAVVLTARDENRGVEAVEKLKGSGLSDVVFHQLEVTDPASIASLALFIKTQFGKLDILVNNAGVNGAIFDDAGLAAIMAVGDSQEVRAAKFKQLARQTCETGLECLQVNYYGTKKVTEALLPLLQLSDSPRIVNVSSSQGKLQRISHTWVKEVLSDIDGLTEERVDEALTKYLKDFREGLIDTQGWPAYSISKAALNTYTRILSKKLPKFRINCVGPGFVKTDLNCNTGEFTVEEGAAGPVKLALLTDDGPSGLFFYQKEVSSF from the exons ATGACAGGCACCAACACAAACTCTGCATCAAAGAG ATTGGCAGTTGTTACGGGGGCCAATAAGGGGATTGGATTGGAGATATGTCGCCAGTTAGCCTCCAACGGTGTAGCAGTGGTTTTGACAGCCAGAGATGAGAACAGAGGTGTTGAAGCTGTTGAGAAGCTCAAAGGGTCTGGACTATCTGATGTGGTTTTTCATCAACTGGAAGTGACGGACCCTGCTAGTATCGCTTCCCTTGCTCTCTTCATCAAAACCCAGTTTGGAAAGCTTGATATCTTG GTGAACAACGCAGGTGTCAATGGAGCCATATTTGATGATGCTGGTCTCGCAGCAATAATGGCAGTGGGTGATTCT CAAGAAGTTAGGGCAGCTAAATTTAAGCAACTGGCAAGGCAAACTTGTGAGACGGGCCTGGAATGTCTACAAGTGAACTACTATGGCACCAAAAAAGTGACTGAagcacttcttcctctccttcagtTATCGGATTCGCCAAGAATTGTGaatgtttcttcttctcaagGGAAGCTACAG AGAATCTCACACACCTGGGTTAAAGAAGTGCTAAGTGATATAGATGGTCTCACAGAAGAGAGAGTGGATGAGGCACTGACCAAGTATCTAAAGGATTTCAGGGAGGGTTTAATAGATACTCAAGGCTGGCCTGCCTATAGTATATCCAAAGCAGCTTTGAATACCTACACAAGGATTCTATCAAAAAAGTTGCCCAAATTCCGGATAAATTGTGTTGGCCCGGGTTTTGTTAAGACTGACCTTAACTGCAACACAGGAGAATTTACTGTTGAAGAAGGTGCAGCAGGTCCTGTAAAGTTGGCTTTGTTGACTGATGATGGCCCTTCTGGGCTATTCTTTTATCAGAAGGAAGTGTCTTCTTTCTGA
- the LOC122081898 gene encoding (+)-neomenthol dehydrogenase-like, whose product MTGTNTNSASKRLAVVTGANKGIGLEICRQLASNGVAVVLTARDENRGVEAVEKLKGSGLSDVVFHQLEVTDPASIASLALFIKTQFGKLDILVNNAGVNGAIFDDAGLAAIMAVGDSQEVRAAKFRQLVRQTCETGPECLQVNYYGTKKVTEALLPLLQLSDSPRIVNVSSSQGKLQNISVTWAKDVLSDTDGLTEERVDEAVNKYLKEFKEGLIETKGGPAYCMSKAVLNAYTRILSKKFPKFRINCVCPGYVKSDFNLNTGKFTIEEGAAGPVKLALLPDDGPSGLFFFQKEVTSFD is encoded by the exons ATGACAGGCACCAACACAAACTCTGCATCAAAGAG ATTGGCAGTTGTTACAGGGGCCAATAAAGGGATTGGATTGGAGATATGTCGCCAGTTAGCCTCCAACGGTGTAGCAGTGGTTTTGACAGCCAGAGATGAGAACAGGGGTGTTGAAGCTGTTGAGAAGCTCAAAGGGTCTGGACTATCTGATGTGGTTTTTCATCAACTGGAAGTGACGGACCCTGCTAGTATTGCTTCCCTTGCTCTCTTCATCAAAACCCAGTTTGGAAAGCTTGATATCTTG GTGAACAATGCAGGTGTCAATGGAGCCATATTTGATGATGCTGGTCTCGCAGCAATAATGGCAGTGGGTGATTCT CAAGAAGTTAGGGCAGCTAAATTTAGGCAACTGGTAAGGCAAACTTGTGAGACGGGCCCGGAATGTCTACAAGTGAACTACTATGGCACCAAAAAAGTGACTGAagcacttcttcctctccttcagtTATCGGATTCGCCAAGAATTGTGaatgtttcttcttctcaagGGAAGCTACAG AACATCTCAGTCACCTGGGCTAAGGATGTGCTAAGTGATACTGATGGCCTCACAGAAGAGAGAGTGGATGAAGCAGTGAACAAGTATCTTAAGGAATTCAAGGAGGGTTTAATAGAAACTAAAGGCGGGCCTGCATATTGCATGTCCAAAGCAGTTTTGAATGCCTACACAAGGATTCTATCAAAAAAGTTTCCCAAATTCCGGATAAATTGCGTCTGCCCAGGTTATGTCAAATCTGATTTTAACCTCAACACAGGGAAATTTACTATTGAAGAAGGTGCAGCAGGTCCTGTTAAGTTGGCTTTGCTGCCTGATGATGGCCCTTCTGGGCTATTCTTTTTCCAGAAGGAAGTGACTTCCTTTGATTGA